The following proteins come from a genomic window of Actinopolyspora saharensis:
- a CDS encoding ABC transporter ATP-binding protein, with protein sequence MTPDAEHAAVRAHGLTKRFGENLAVADIDLSMAHGEVLALLGPNGAGKTTTAELCEGFLSPDHGQVLVLGLDPVAQGPRLRPRIGVMPQGGGAYPGVRAEEMLRLIASCCAAPLDPAWLLETLGLNEVRSTQYKRLSGGQQQRLSLACALVGRPELVFLDEPTAGMDAHARNLVWELITALRSDGVGVLLTTHLMDEAETLADRVVIVDHGRVLANGTPAELTAGEERLRELHFRSRPKLDLDLLLAALPEDCAAWETRPGQYLVRGEIDPQTISTVASWCAQHGALADELRLGRRSLEDVFLDLTGRELRA encoded by the coding sequence GTGACCCCGGACGCCGAGCACGCTGCCGTGCGAGCACACGGACTGACCAAGCGATTCGGCGAGAACCTCGCCGTGGCCGACATCGACCTGTCCATGGCCCACGGGGAGGTACTGGCCCTGCTCGGCCCGAACGGAGCGGGCAAAACCACCACGGCGGAGCTCTGCGAGGGGTTCCTGAGCCCCGACCACGGGCAGGTGCTGGTGCTCGGGCTCGACCCCGTCGCGCAGGGACCGCGGCTGCGCCCGCGCATCGGTGTGATGCCCCAGGGAGGCGGCGCCTACCCCGGAGTGCGCGCCGAGGAGATGCTGCGCCTGATCGCCTCCTGCTGCGCCGCACCGCTGGACCCGGCGTGGCTGCTGGAAACGCTCGGGCTGAACGAAGTGCGCTCCACCCAGTACAAGAGGCTCTCCGGCGGTCAGCAACAACGCCTGTCCCTGGCCTGCGCCCTGGTGGGCAGACCCGAACTCGTCTTCCTCGACGAGCCGACGGCGGGCATGGACGCGCACGCCCGCAACCTCGTCTGGGAACTGATCACGGCCCTGCGCTCCGACGGAGTCGGTGTGCTGCTGACCACGCACCTGATGGACGAGGCCGAGACCCTGGCCGACCGCGTGGTGATCGTGGACCACGGGCGGGTGCTGGCCAACGGGACCCCGGCCGAGCTGACCGCCGGTGAGGAACGGCTCCGCGAACTGCACTTCCGCTCCCGCCCCAAGCTGGACCTGGACCTGCTGCTGGCCGCCCTGCCCGAGGACTGCGCGGCCTGGGAGACCCGCCCCGGCCAGTACCTGGTGCGCGGGGAGATCGACCCGCAGACCATCTCGACCGTCGCGTCCTGGTGCGCGCAGCACGGAGCGCTCGCCGACGAGCTGCGACTCGGACGCCGCAGCCTGGAAGACGTCTTCCTCGACCTCACCGGACGGGAGTTGCGCGCGTGA
- the sufB gene encoding Fe-S cluster assembly protein SufB, with protein MSQEETLATLGNYEYGWADPDVAGANAQRGLTEDVVREISAKKDEPDWMLQARLKALGLFERKPTPNWGADLSEIDFDQIKYFVRSTEEQAQTWDDLPEDIKNTYDKLGIPEAEKQRLVAGVAAQYESEVVYHKIREDLEEKGVKFLDTDTALREHPEIFEEYFGSVIPAGDNKFSALNTAVWSGGSFIYVPKGVHVDIPLQAYFRINTENMGQFERTLIVVDEGAYVHYVEGCTAPIYSTDSLHSAVVEIVVKRNARCRYTTIQNWSNNVYNLVTKRAKAEEGATMEWVDGNLGSKVTMKYPSVFLMGEHAKGEVLSVAFAGENQHQDAGAKMEHMAPHTSSSIVSKSIARGGGRTSYRGLVKVAKRANHSASNVKCDALLVDNISQSDTYPYVDVRVDDVTMGHEATVSKVSDDQLFYLMQRGLTEDEAMAMVVRGFVEPIARELPMEYALELNRLIELQMEGAVG; from the coding sequence ATGTCCCAGGAGGAGACCCTCGCCACGCTCGGCAACTACGAGTACGGCTGGGCCGATCCCGACGTCGCGGGGGCGAACGCGCAGCGTGGCCTGACCGAGGACGTCGTCCGGGAGATCTCCGCCAAGAAGGACGAGCCCGACTGGATGTTGCAGGCTCGGCTGAAGGCGCTCGGCCTGTTCGAGCGCAAGCCCACGCCCAACTGGGGCGCGGACCTGTCGGAGATCGACTTCGACCAGATCAAGTACTTCGTCCGTTCCACGGAGGAGCAGGCCCAGACCTGGGACGACCTGCCCGAGGACATCAAGAACACCTACGACAAGCTGGGGATCCCCGAGGCGGAGAAGCAGCGTCTGGTGGCCGGTGTCGCCGCGCAGTACGAGTCCGAGGTGGTCTACCACAAGATCCGTGAGGACCTCGAGGAAAAAGGTGTCAAGTTCCTGGACACCGACACGGCGCTGCGTGAGCACCCCGAGATCTTCGAGGAGTACTTCGGCTCGGTGATCCCGGCGGGGGACAACAAGTTCTCCGCGCTGAACACCGCCGTGTGGTCCGGTGGCTCGTTCATCTACGTGCCGAAGGGTGTCCACGTGGACATCCCGCTGCAGGCCTACTTCCGGATCAACACCGAGAACATGGGCCAGTTCGAGCGGACCCTGATCGTGGTCGACGAGGGCGCCTACGTCCACTACGTCGAGGGCTGCACCGCGCCGATCTACTCGACCGACTCGCTGCACTCGGCCGTGGTGGAGATCGTGGTCAAGCGCAACGCCCGTTGCCGCTACACGACCATCCAGAACTGGTCGAACAACGTGTACAACCTGGTCACCAAGCGCGCCAAGGCCGAAGAGGGCGCCACCATGGAGTGGGTCGACGGCAACCTCGGCTCCAAGGTGACCATGAAGTACCCGTCGGTCTTCCTGATGGGCGAGCACGCCAAGGGCGAGGTCCTGTCGGTGGCGTTCGCCGGGGAGAACCAGCACCAGGACGCCGGCGCGAAGATGGAGCACATGGCTCCGCACACCTCCTCGTCGATCGTGTCCAAGTCGATCGCCCGGGGTGGTGGGCGCACCTCCTACCGCGGTCTGGTCAAGGTCGCCAAGCGCGCCAACCACTCCGCCTCCAACGTCAAGTGCGACGCGTTGCTGGTGGACAACATCAGCCAGTCGGACACATACCCCTATGTGGACGTGCGCGTCGACGACGTGACGATGGGCCACGAGGCCACCGTCTCCAAGGTCAGTGACGACCAGCTGTTCTACCTCATGCAGCGCGGTCTGACCGAGGACGAGGCCATGGCGATGGTGGTGCGTGGTTTCGTCGAGCCGATCGCTCGCGAACTGCCCATGGAATACGCACTGGAACTCAACCGTCTGATCGAGCTGCAAATGGAAGGGGCCGTCGGCTGA
- a CDS encoding SCO6745 family protein encodes MQTKIAREAKQALEAPHSMIYFSPEAERETTALGLEPGSMSYFAARAAPLGPVGPGVVSATFYNFNPELVAMCVPKAWSIADPADIVAARFRAASAALERMLGSEALESETVREAAELATRATEACSPAGKPLFAAHADLDWPEQPHLRLWHALTLLREFRGDAHIAALQHAGIGPLEALVLQNATGKGMTAATLRRTRHWSEQDWEATRRELTERGLLEESGELSDEGRELRERIEEATDEAALPPWLHLDSAERARLFEHGAALSKQVVKAGAFPKEAFIQ; translated from the coding sequence ATGCAGACCAAGATCGCGCGGGAAGCCAAGCAGGCGCTCGAAGCACCGCACTCGATGATCTACTTCTCCCCCGAGGCCGAGCGGGAGACGACCGCCCTCGGACTCGAACCGGGCTCCATGTCGTACTTCGCGGCCCGCGCCGCCCCGCTGGGCCCGGTCGGCCCCGGTGTGGTGAGCGCGACCTTCTACAACTTCAACCCCGAACTGGTCGCCATGTGCGTGCCGAAGGCGTGGTCGATCGCCGATCCGGCGGATATCGTCGCGGCACGCTTCCGCGCCGCCTCCGCCGCGCTGGAGCGGATGCTCGGCTCGGAGGCGCTGGAATCGGAAACCGTCCGCGAGGCCGCCGAGCTGGCCACCAGGGCCACCGAGGCGTGCTCGCCCGCGGGCAAACCGCTGTTCGCCGCGCACGCGGACCTGGACTGGCCCGAGCAGCCCCACCTGCGGCTCTGGCACGCGCTGACCCTGCTGCGCGAGTTCCGGGGCGACGCGCACATCGCGGCGCTGCAGCACGCGGGGATCGGTCCGCTGGAGGCGCTGGTGCTGCAGAACGCGACGGGCAAGGGGATGACCGCAGCCACGCTGCGCAGGACCCGGCACTGGTCCGAGCAGGACTGGGAAGCCACCCGCCGGGAACTGACCGAGCGGGGGCTCCTCGAGGAGTCGGGCGAGCTCTCCGACGAGGGGCGGGAACTCCGGGAACGGATCGAGGAGGCCACCGACGAGGCGGCGCTCCCGCCGTGGCTCCACCTCGATTCCGCGGAGCGGGCTCGGCTGTTCGAGCACGGTGCCGCGCTGAGCAAGCAGGTGGTCAAGGCCGGGGCATTCCCCAAGGAGGCCTTCATCCAGTGA
- a CDS encoding COX15/CtaA family protein, protein MPTLSLPERISRPSPRLVLASALAVLVTQCLIAVTGATVRVTGSGLGCPTWPQCFPGSMVPVSHAGIAPLHQAVEFGNRLLTWVVAAAALVCVLLSWRVRPVRSRLRLLSVVVLLGVPVQAVIGGMTVLLDLRWWSVSLHFMASAVLIWLAGLLVKAAREGDAAAHPVVPTGMRRLLVALTAVAAAMVFVGTLVTAAGPHAGDPATPRLPLSIPLLTQTHGLLVMAYLCLLAVFGVWLRNASPTRGLLRAYAASCLVVLAQGIVGSVQYATGVPEGLVVLHVAGATLVITTLSLLWGESRYRGEPAAPERAGAERGTSTSEVVGG, encoded by the coding sequence GTGCCGACACTCTCGCTGCCCGAGCGGATCTCCCGACCGTCGCCCCGTCTCGTCCTGGCTTCGGCGCTGGCGGTGCTGGTGACCCAGTGCCTGATCGCGGTGACCGGAGCCACCGTCCGGGTGACCGGATCCGGGCTGGGGTGTCCCACCTGGCCGCAGTGCTTCCCGGGAAGCATGGTCCCCGTCTCGCACGCGGGCATCGCGCCGCTGCACCAGGCCGTCGAGTTCGGCAACCGGCTGCTCACGTGGGTGGTCGCCGCGGCAGCGCTGGTCTGCGTGCTGCTGTCCTGGCGGGTGCGCCCCGTGCGGTCCCGACTGCGGCTGCTGTCCGTGGTCGTGCTGCTCGGCGTGCCGGTGCAGGCGGTGATAGGCGGGATGACCGTGCTGCTCGACCTGCGCTGGTGGAGCGTGTCGCTGCACTTCATGGCCTCGGCGGTGCTGATCTGGTTGGCCGGGTTGCTGGTCAAGGCCGCGCGCGAGGGCGACGCTGCCGCGCACCCCGTGGTCCCGACGGGAATGCGCAGGCTGCTGGTCGCGCTGACCGCGGTCGCCGCCGCGATGGTGTTCGTCGGGACGCTGGTGACCGCGGCCGGACCGCACGCGGGTGATCCGGCCACTCCGCGGCTGCCGCTGTCCATTCCGCTGCTGACCCAGACGCACGGGCTGCTCGTGATGGCCTACCTGTGCCTGCTGGCGGTCTTCGGGGTGTGGCTGCGCAACGCCTCTCCCACGCGGGGACTGCTGCGGGCCTACGCCGCCTCCTGCCTGGTCGTGCTGGCCCAGGGGATCGTCGGGTCGGTGCAGTACGCCACCGGCGTTCCCGAGGGACTGGTGGTGCTGCACGTGGCCGGGGCGACGCTGGTGATCACCACGCTGTCGCTGCTGTGGGGCGAGTCCCGCTACCGGGGCGAGCCTGCCGCGCCGGAACGCGCGGGCGCCGAGCGGGGAACGAGCACCTCGGAGGTCGTGGGCGGCTGA
- the mptB gene encoding polyprenol phosphomannose-dependent alpha 1,6 mannosyltransferase MptB translates to MAAGATTDAGGHGEPPQERRRVGTTTELPPESGDEAPAPLDERERRQLALTRRFGTTGALILAVGAIGAGAAPVDNPVSGMRLIGLPARMPTVAMACSWLGVLMIVIAWLWLGKLAAPGRSRMLSRTQLGRTIVMWALPLAVAPPLFSRDMYAYLAQSAVAASGADPYQVGPDTALGVDHPLTANVPNIWRDTPAPYGPGFLMFGRVIAVLVGNNVVFGVLMWRIVMLVALALAIWAIPHLAARCGVHPSCALWLGAANPIVLFHVVSGMHNEALLMGLMLAGIELGLRLRGYLGIVAAAVVIVIAGAVKPPAFIALGFFGIYLARRRGGRIVDLLWAALLLTAVFLVTMTVITVTSTWGLGWLETFDVPNRIKTWLAPMTALGMFGGGGIGMLLGIGNHTDAMLSITKVVGYGLSVAVCLWLLWRSFRGRVEPLTGLGVTLGAVALFGPVLHPWYLLWALPPLAASTNDSRFRNTITAVSAVVALLVPPTGAAYVLRAYMIPFAVIAALLAFALVLLCVRGRVPRLLPPREERLPASS, encoded by the coding sequence ATGGCGGCAGGCGCAACAACCGACGCGGGAGGTCACGGCGAACCCCCGCAAGAGCGGAGACGAGTCGGGACGACCACGGAGCTACCCCCCGAGAGCGGGGACGAGGCCCCGGCACCGCTCGACGAGCGGGAACGCCGCCAGCTCGCGCTCACCCGGCGCTTCGGGACCACCGGCGCCCTGATCCTCGCCGTGGGCGCGATCGGCGCGGGCGCCGCGCCGGTGGACAACCCCGTGTCCGGGATGCGCCTGATCGGCCTGCCCGCCCGCATGCCCACAGTGGCCATGGCCTGCTCCTGGCTGGGCGTGCTGATGATCGTGATCGCCTGGCTGTGGCTGGGCAAACTGGCCGCTCCCGGGCGGAGCAGAATGCTGTCCCGCACCCAGCTGGGCCGCACCATCGTCATGTGGGCGCTCCCACTTGCCGTGGCCCCACCGCTGTTCAGCCGCGACATGTACGCCTACCTGGCGCAGAGCGCCGTCGCGGCGAGCGGAGCCGACCCCTACCAGGTCGGACCCGACACCGCCCTGGGGGTGGACCACCCGCTCACCGCCAACGTGCCCAACATCTGGCGGGACACCCCGGCCCCCTACGGACCGGGATTCCTGATGTTCGGCCGCGTCATCGCCGTGCTGGTCGGCAACAACGTCGTGTTCGGCGTGCTGATGTGGCGGATCGTCATGCTCGTCGCCCTGGCACTGGCGATCTGGGCCATCCCCCACCTCGCGGCCCGCTGCGGGGTGCACCCCTCCTGCGCGCTGTGGCTCGGCGCGGCCAACCCGATCGTGCTGTTCCACGTGGTCAGCGGCATGCACAACGAAGCGCTGCTGATGGGGCTCATGCTCGCCGGGATCGAGCTCGGCCTCAGGCTGCGCGGCTACCTCGGGATCGTGGCCGCCGCCGTGGTCATAGTGATCGCGGGAGCCGTCAAACCCCCCGCGTTCATCGCGCTCGGATTCTTCGGGATCTACCTGGCCAGACGACGCGGCGGCAGGATCGTCGACCTGCTGTGGGCGGCCCTGCTGCTCACCGCGGTCTTCCTCGTCACGATGACCGTGATCACGGTGACCAGCACCTGGGGCCTCGGCTGGCTGGAAACCTTCGACGTGCCCAACCGCATCAAGACCTGGCTGGCACCGATGACGGCGCTCGGGATGTTCGGGGGCGGCGGGATCGGCATGCTGCTCGGCATCGGCAACCACACCGACGCCATGCTCAGCATCACCAAGGTCGTCGGCTACGGACTCAGCGTGGCGGTCTGCCTGTGGCTGCTGTGGCGTTCGTTCCGCGGCAGGGTGGAACCCCTCACCGGACTCGGGGTCACCCTGGGAGCGGTGGCGCTGTTCGGACCGGTGCTGCATCCCTGGTACCTGCTGTGGGCGCTGCCCCCGCTGGCCGCCTCCACCAACGACTCCCGCTTCCGGAACACGATCACCGCCGTCAGCGCCGTGGTCGCGCTGCTGGTCCCCCCGACGGGAGCCGCCTACGTGCTGCGCGCCTACATGATCCCCTTCGCCGTGATCGCCGCGCTCCTCGCGTTCGCCCTGGTTCTGCTGTGCGTGCGCGGCAGGGTTCCGCGCCTGTTGCCGCCCCGGGAGGAACGCCTCCCGGCGAGCTCCTAG
- a CDS encoding helix-turn-helix transcriptional regulator — MKNVGSSPADATAGWAAAEPAAQQGQAAPNAGDGPTRQLVARMVLEQGPVTAVAVAEHLGISATAVRRHLDALVADGEAWVRESTRRGRRGRGRPAKLFLLTESGRARFGHAYDDLAVSALRFLAEQSGEQAVRSFAKRRMAALVEHHREALAAGETVAERARVLADALTREGYAASTRNVGSGEQLCQHHCPVAHVAADFPQLCEAETEAFAEVLGIHVQRLATIANGDAACTTHVPNVWSEGRVEGRSEADHDAVEQGTAEREPKQQETAPIPHDGGEPV; from the coding sequence GTGAAAAACGTCGGATCCTCCCCAGCGGACGCGACGGCCGGATGGGCCGCCGCGGAGCCGGCTGCCCAACAGGGGCAGGCGGCTCCGAACGCGGGAGACGGGCCGACCCGGCAGCTGGTCGCCAGGATGGTGCTGGAGCAGGGGCCGGTCACCGCGGTCGCGGTGGCCGAGCACCTCGGCATCAGCGCCACGGCGGTACGCAGGCACCTCGACGCGCTCGTCGCCGACGGCGAAGCCTGGGTCAGGGAGTCCACCCGCCGCGGCCGCAGGGGGAGGGGACGTCCGGCTAAGCTGTTCCTGCTGACCGAATCGGGCCGGGCACGGTTCGGTCACGCCTACGACGATCTGGCTGTCTCGGCGCTGAGGTTCCTGGCCGAGCAGTCCGGAGAGCAGGCGGTGCGCTCGTTCGCCAAGCGGAGGATGGCCGCTCTCGTGGAGCACCACCGGGAAGCTCTGGCCGCGGGCGAGACCGTCGCCGAACGTGCTCGGGTGCTGGCCGACGCGCTGACGCGGGAGGGGTACGCCGCTTCCACGCGAAACGTCGGTTCGGGTGAGCAGCTTTGTCAGCACCACTGTCCGGTGGCCCACGTGGCTGCGGATTTCCCGCAGTTGTGTGAAGCCGAGACCGAGGCCTTCGCCGAGGTTCTCGGTATCCACGTGCAACGGCTGGCTACGATCGCCAACGGCGACGCGGCCTGCACCACGCACGTCCCGAACGTTTGGTCGGAGGGCCGGGTGGAAGGACGCTCGGAAGCCGACCACGACGCTGTTGAACAGGGGACCGCCGAGCGGGAACCGAAGCAACAGGAGACCGCCCCGATTCCTCACGATGGAGGGGAGCCCGTATGA
- a CDS encoding ABC transporter permease, producing MLVAQTRTETLLTLRHPEQALLTLLIPLVLLIGLSELDMGIVAQPRVDSVTPRILALAVMSTAFTGQAIALGFDRRYGVIKRLTATALPRWVLIAGRVLAALLVVALQTLVLSGTAVALGWTPSITGALLAVPVLALGTLAFGAGGVLIGGALRAEIVLAVANTVWFLLLMAGGLAVPARHLPTTMTVIADYLPSGALAEALSACFAADGAFPLRSLLVLLGWGLAAGALAVRTTRAA from the coding sequence ATGCTCGTCGCGCAGACGCGGACGGAGACGCTGCTCACGCTGCGGCACCCGGAGCAGGCCCTGCTCACGCTGCTCATCCCGCTGGTACTGCTGATCGGCCTCAGCGAGCTGGACATGGGGATCGTGGCCCAACCGCGCGTCGACTCCGTGACCCCGCGCATCCTGGCGCTGGCCGTGATGTCCACCGCCTTCACCGGCCAGGCCATCGCCCTCGGCTTCGACCGGCGCTACGGGGTCATCAAACGCCTCACCGCCACCGCCCTGCCGCGCTGGGTGCTGATCGCCGGACGCGTGCTCGCCGCACTGCTCGTGGTCGCGCTGCAGACGCTGGTGCTGTCCGGCACGGCGGTGGCCCTCGGCTGGACGCCCTCGATCACGGGCGCGCTGCTGGCCGTGCCCGTGCTCGCGCTCGGGACCCTGGCCTTCGGGGCCGGAGGCGTGCTGATCGGAGGGGCCCTGCGGGCCGAGATCGTGCTCGCCGTCGCCAACACCGTCTGGTTCCTGCTGCTCATGGCGGGCGGACTGGCCGTGCCGGCCCGGCACCTGCCCACCACGATGACCGTCATCGCCGACTACCTCCCTTCCGGAGCGCTGGCCGAGGCCCTCAGCGCCTGCTTCGCCGCGGACGGGGCCTTTCCGCTCCGCTCGCTGCTCGTGCTGCTCGGCTGGGGGCTGGCCGCGGGCGCGCTCGCGGTGCGCACCACCAGGGCCGCTTGA